In the genome of Jatrophihabitans sp., one region contains:
- a CDS encoding ribonuclease HII, with protein sequence MATARRASTARRASTARRAPTLRFEREAWRAGAGLLAAIDEVGRGALAGPVSVGVVLLSADAKPAPLGVADSKLLTPQARQRLAPRIRRWALDCAVGHASAAEIDRIGIIAALRLAAERAVTQLSVKPDWVLLDGNHDYLSVGEDGLFDAAFDAALGGACGEPDRWRCRVPVRTLIKGDLKCSSIAAASVLAKTERDNIMISLAQKYPQYGFEENKAYSSPQHHAALLEHGPSEIHRCSWNLPGRAGWSAWAGWAGLTERARLAAATDLEELPELLEVPRRRPPAAGVTAGVTSDSPEDLTTNHAMGDDEQMMSAGIAR encoded by the coding sequence ATGGCGACAGCTCGTAGGGCCTCGACAGCTCGTAGGGCCTCGACAGCTCGCAGAGCGCCGACGCTGCGTTTCGAGCGCGAGGCGTGGCGAGCTGGCGCGGGCCTGCTGGCAGCGATCGACGAGGTCGGCCGCGGCGCGTTGGCGGGACCGGTCTCGGTCGGAGTGGTGCTGCTGTCGGCTGACGCCAAGCCCGCGCCGCTGGGGGTGGCCGACTCGAAGCTGCTCACCCCGCAGGCCCGGCAGCGGCTGGCGCCCCGGATCCGGCGCTGGGCGCTGGACTGCGCGGTGGGGCACGCCTCGGCCGCTGAGATCGACCGGATCGGCATCATCGCCGCGCTCAGGCTGGCCGCGGAGCGGGCCGTCACCCAGCTGAGCGTCAAGCCGGACTGGGTGCTGTTGGACGGCAACCACGACTACCTCAGCGTGGGGGAGGACGGCCTGTTCGACGCTGCCTTCGACGCAGCCCTCGGCGGGGCCTGTGGCGAGCCGGACCGGTGGCGCTGCCGGGTGCCGGTCCGGACCCTGATCAAGGGCGACCTGAAGTGCTCCTCGATCGCCGCGGCGTCGGTGCTGGCCAAGACCGAACGCGACAACATCATGATCTCACTCGCCCAGAAGTACCCGCAGTACGGCTTCGAGGAGAACAAGGCCTACTCCTCGCCCCAGCACCACGCCGCGCTGCTCGAGCACGGGCCCTCAGAGATCCACCGGTGCTCCTGGAACCTCCCTGGCCGGGCCGGCTGGTCGGCCTGGGCCGGGTGGGCCGGCCTGACCGAGCGAGCCCGGCTGGCGGCGGCGACCGACTTGGAGGAGCTGCCCGAGCTGCTGGAAGTGCCGCGACGACGCCCGCCGGCCGCTGGCGTGACTGCTGGCGTGACTTCGGACTCGCCGGAGGACCTGACCACGAACCACGCGATGGGTGATGATGAGCAGATGATGTCCGCAGGGATCGCCCGATGA
- a CDS encoding NUDIX domain-containing protein yields the protein MAALDQPVVRQAGRIFVLDDQQRVLLMHERRDIGSDRSHWITPGGGVEAGESLAQAAMREVYEETGLRLELDSAAQPMYQERVRFNFTGRNIDQTNHYFLVQVPSGLPVRPTGHTDIERLVVLGHRWWPLAELAASDVDREPETMVELIERALAVR from the coding sequence ATGGCCGCCCTCGACCAGCCGGTGGTCCGCCAGGCAGGCCGGATCTTCGTGCTCGACGACCAGCAGCGGGTGCTGCTCATGCACGAGCGGCGTGACATCGGATCCGACCGGTCGCACTGGATCACTCCCGGCGGCGGCGTGGAAGCCGGCGAGAGCCTGGCCCAGGCCGCGATGCGCGAGGTGTACGAGGAGACCGGTCTCCGGCTTGAGCTGGACTCGGCGGCCCAGCCGATGTACCAGGAGCGAGTGCGCTTCAACTTCACCGGCCGGAACATCGACCAGACCAATCACTACTTCCTGGTCCAGGTCCCCAGCGGACTGCCGGTGCGTCCGACCGGGCACACCGACATCGAGCGGCTGGTCGTGCTCGGCCACCGCTGGTGGCCGCTGGCCGAGCTGGCAGCCTCGGACGTGGACCGGGAGCCCGAAACTATGGTCGAGTTGATCGAACGAGCACTGGCGGTGAGATAG
- the lepB gene encoding signal peptidase I produces the protein MSNSNMGYDAADSSDPSISAVPRPAAASAQDAVPARDTVPARDAVPARDAVPAQDGAAAQGAGSPAVADTAANRKSERRRRRLARFELPLLIAIAIAIAIVLKTFVVQPFYIPSQSMEQTLHGCPGCTGDRILVFKPVYQVRDPHPGDVVVFRAPQDWDALAGVELSANPVMRSVQWFGQLVGVVPPSEKDLVKRVIAIGGQTVRCCDSNGNVEISDNGAEGPWRSLNEPYIFENSSWSKPKSPGARGADDTRSFGPVTVPAGRLWVMGDHRSDSADSRYHCGDTSGGKACDPMNSTVGNDDVIGKAVVIAWPPSRWRTLGTPATFTSLGVPSWGGSPAEPAAAAMLLTAGIGGWRRRRRRR, from the coding sequence GTGTCGAACTCGAATATGGGCTACGACGCCGCCGACAGCTCCGACCCTTCGATCTCCGCTGTTCCCCGGCCAGCCGCCGCGTCCGCCCAGGACGCCGTGCCTGCCAGGGACACCGTGCCTGCTAGGGACGCCGTGCCTGCTAGGGACGCCGTGCCTGCTCAGGACGGCGCTGCCGCCCAGGGCGCCGGTTCGCCAGCGGTCGCTGACACCGCCGCCAACAGGAAGAGCGAGCGTCGGCGCCGCCGGTTGGCCAGGTTCGAGCTGCCGCTGTTGATCGCCATCGCCATCGCGATCGCGATCGTGCTCAAGACCTTCGTGGTGCAGCCGTTCTACATCCCGTCGCAGTCCATGGAGCAGACCCTGCACGGCTGCCCGGGCTGCACCGGGGACCGGATCCTGGTGTTCAAGCCGGTGTACCAGGTCCGCGACCCGCATCCCGGTGACGTGGTGGTGTTCCGGGCGCCGCAGGACTGGGACGCCCTCGCCGGTGTCGAGCTGTCGGCCAACCCGGTGATGCGCAGCGTCCAGTGGTTCGGTCAGCTGGTGGGAGTGGTGCCGCCGAGCGAGAAGGACCTCGTCAAGCGGGTCATCGCCATCGGTGGGCAGACCGTGCGCTGCTGTGACAGCAACGGCAACGTCGAGATCTCCGACAACGGCGCCGAGGGCCCGTGGCGCAGCCTCAACGAGCCCTACATCTTCGAGAACAGCTCTTGGAGCAAGCCCAAGTCACCCGGCGCGCGTGGCGCCGATGACACCCGCAGCTTCGGTCCGGTGACCGTCCCCGCGGGCAGGCTGTGGGTGATGGGCGATCACCGCAGCGACTCCGCCGACTCGCGCTACCACTGCGGTGACACCAGCGGCGGCAAAGCCTGCGATCCGATGAACAGCACTGTGGGCAATGACGACGTGATCGGCAAGGCCGTCGTGATCGCGTGGCCGCCCTCGCGCTGGCGGACCCTGGGCACTCCGGCGACCTTCACCTCACTCGGCGTCCCGAGCTGGGGCGGGTCACCGGCCGAGCCCGCCGCCGCTGCCATGCTGCTCACGGCGGGGATCGGCGGCTGGCGGCGCAGGCGTCGCCGCCGGTGA
- the rplS gene encoding 50S ribosomal protein L19 — MNTLQTLDAESLRSDIPDFRAGDTLKVHVRVIEGSRSRVQIFQGVTIRRQGGGLQETFTVRKISFGVGVERTFPVHTPVIEKIEVVTRGDVRRAKLYYLRDLRGKAAKIKEKRDAITR; from the coding sequence ATGAACACCTTGCAGACGCTGGATGCCGAATCGCTGCGCAGCGACATCCCGGATTTCCGGGCTGGTGACACCCTGAAGGTGCACGTGCGGGTCATCGAGGGCTCACGGTCCCGGGTGCAGATCTTCCAGGGCGTCACGATCCGCCGTCAGGGCGGTGGCCTGCAGGAGACCTTCACGGTCCGCAAGATCAGCTTCGGCGTCGGCGTGGAGCGCACCTTCCCGGTGCACACCCCGGTCATCGAGAAGATCGAGGTGGTCACCCGCGGCGATGTCCGGCGCGCCAAGCTCTACTACCTGCGTGACCTGCGCGGCAAGGCCGCCAAGATCAAGGAAAAGCGGGACGCGATCACCCGCTAG